The region CAGCCGGCGGCCCAGGTCGGCCACGAATTTGTCCACCACCTGTCCCATTGTTTCCTGGGCCAGCGGGCGGAAATACAGCACTGCGTCCAGCCGGTTGCGGAATTCCGGGGAGAAGGTGCGCTTTACCGCCGCGTCCTGCTGTCCCTGGCTGCTGCGTGCGCCGAAGCCCACCAGACCGCTGGCAGCTTCGGCGGCGCCGGCGTTGGTCGTGAAGATGACGAGGCAGCCTCTGGCATCCACCTTCTTGCCGGTGTGGTCGGTCAGGGTGCCGTAGTCCATCAGTTGCAGGAAGATGTTGTACACGTCGGGGTGGGCCTTTTCGATCTCGTCGAACAGCAGCACCGAGTGCGGGTCTTTGGAGACCGCGTCGGTCAGCAGGCCGCCCTGATCGAAGCCCACGTAGCCGGGAGGCGCCCCGATCAGGCGCGCCGCCGAGTGGGCTTCCTGATATTCCGACATGTCGAAGCGGGCCAGGGTCAGGCCCAGCCGGTCGGCCAGCGCGCGGGCCAGCTCGGTCTTGCCGACGCCGGTGGGGCCGGCGAACAGGAAAGCACCCTGCACCTTGCCCTCGGCGCGCAGGCCGGCGTGGGACAGCTTGACCGCGTGGCTGACCGCCTGCACCGCCTCGCCCTGGCCGTAGACCCGCGCCCCCAGGTCAGCTTCCAGGGTGGCGAGGCTCCGGGCTTCGTCGGCCCGGACAGTGCCCAGCGGCACGCGCGCCATCCGCGAAACGGTCGCTTCGATGTCTTCCACGTCAATCTGGCCGCCCTGGCCGTGGCTGGAACGGGCCGCGCCGGCTTCGTCCAGCACGTCAATCGCCTTGTCGGGCAAGAAGCGGTCTTTGAGGTGGCGCACGCTCAGCCGCACCGCTGCTTCCAGCGCGGCGTCCGTGTAGGTCACGCCGTGGTGCTCGGCGTAGTGGCTGCTCAGGCCGCGTAGAATCTCCAGCGCGGCGGCCTCGTCCGGCTCGGGCACCGTGACTGTGCCGAAGCGCCGCCACAGCGCCCGGTCGGTTTCCAGGTGGCGCAGCTCGGCAGGGGTGGTGGCCCCCAGCACCCGCAGTTCGCCGCGGGCCAGTGCCGGCTTGAGCAGCCCGGCGGCGTCCATGCTGCCGCCCTCGGTGCGCCCGGCGCCCACCAGCATATGCAGCTCGTCAATAAACAGCACGGCGTTTTGGCCTTCCAGCTCGCGCAGCAGGGCGCCCAGCCGTTCCTCGAAATCTCCCCGGTAACGGGTGCCGGCCGTCAGGGCGCCCAGGTCCAGCGCGTGGACGCTGGCGCCCTGCAGGAAAGGCGGCACCTCGCCGGCGGCAATGCGCTGCGCCAGTCCCTCGGCCAGCGCGGTCTTGCCCACGCCCGGCTCGCCTACCAGCACCGGGTTGTTCTTCTGCCGCCGCGCCAGGATGTGTAGCACCCGTTCGAGTTCCGCGTCCCGGCCGATCAGGGGGTCGAAGCGGCCCGCGCGGGCCTGCGCGGTCAGGTCGGCCGCGTAAGCGTCCAGCGCGGACGGCTCGGCGCCGGCAGCCTCT is a window of Deinococcus sp. Marseille-Q6407 DNA encoding:
- a CDS encoding ATP-dependent Clp protease ATP-binding subunit, whose amino-acid sequence is MISDSLQVSIGRAADYARQAGHEYITPEHLLLALTHDPDAVGAFHVLGVDLGQLRDDLQAILADFERVEGADDVRDFSAGFHRVVQGAVLQLHASGKGDEQATGARVLAELLEEDDSFARWTLEKQGVTRLDVLDYLSHGLNGGTRGAAGQAGQGAASAGAEAAGAEPSALDAYAADLTAQARAGRFDPLIGRDAELERVLHILARRQKNNPVLVGEPGVGKTALAEGLAQRIAAGEVPPFLQGASVHALDLGALTAGTRYRGDFEERLGALLRELEGQNAVLFIDELHMLVGAGRTEGGSMDAAGLLKPALARGELRVLGATTPAELRHLETDRALWRRFGTVTVPEPDEAAALEILRGLSSHYAEHHGVTYTDAALEAAVRLSVRHLKDRFLPDKAIDVLDEAGAARSSHGQGGQIDVEDIEATVSRMARVPLGTVRADEARSLATLEADLGARVYGQGEAVQAVSHAVKLSHAGLRAEGKVQGAFLFAGPTGVGKTELARALADRLGLTLARFDMSEYQEAHSAARLIGAPPGYVGFDQGGLLTDAVSKDPHSVLLFDEIEKAHPDVYNIFLQLMDYGTLTDHTGKKVDARGCLVIFTTNAGAAEAASGLVGFGARSSQGQQDAAVKRTFSPEFRNRLDAVLYFRPLAQETMGQVVDKFVADLGRRLAEQGVRLSVSPAARARLGELGYDPALGARPLARVIEEHLARPLADALLFGELRGGGAAKLGVKGGELRLDIRSAAKA